TCTTGGCGAGAGATTCCTCTTCTTTGACACTCGCGAGCTCAGCCAGAATGAGTGAGGCAGAGCCATCGTTGAGCGCGCCCTCGGTGCTGGTCGCAGGGAGGACCACCATGGCGAGCTTTCCTTTGTAGAGCCACGCGATTTGGAGACCCGGGTCGTCGGAAAGCACCTTCATCTGGTGGCCGCCGATGGACTGGTTCTTGGTCACGGCCTGAATTTGGAAAGCGTTCTTAGCCTTCTCGGTCAAGATGCGCTCAAATTGCTGCTTGTTCTCGACGTAGGTAAAGAAGAGCACGCGGCTTCTGTAGGCGCCGACCATGACGGAGGAATCCGGCGCGATACCTGCCTGAACCCAACTTTCACGGTCGAGTGGGTCAATCCCAAACTGCGACTGGAACTGCTTCGCATAGCCATCCACAACGGTGGTGTCTGGCAACTTGTTTTTGACCAAGTTGAGCGCTTCACGGGTTCCCTTCAAATCCCCCATGAACATGGCGGCTTCGGCATTTTGCGGAAGCGTCGAAGCAATAGCAGTGATGCGGGCTTCAGGTGTTTCTGGGATTTTCTCCTCTTTGGATTTGCAACCATCACAGGCGCTGAGCCAAAGGGCGGCGAAGAGGAGTAGTAGAGGCAGTCGTTTCATGTCGTAGACTCGCGCGAAATCTTAGGTAAGTCGGCGTAAGAAGCCCAACATAGAGCGTTAGACTCGCCGTTTTGTCAAGTCGCCACGTTCCCTAGAACTGAAAGGCAACCCCGCCACCGATATTCCAGGTGTCGATGGAATCGTAGGAGCCGTCGTCCACGAGGCGCCAGGTGCGGGTGTAATCGGCACGTACGTAGGCGGGTCCGAAGACGTAGTAGCGGGCCTCAGCCACAAGAAGAGCTTGGTCCAAGTCGGCGATATCGAGCGGCGAGTCCATTCCGTCTTTGGCGTAGAAGGCGCCTAGCTGAACGGGGCCAACCCGGGAGAGGTCCAAGCGCAGTCTTAGCGAGCCGTTATCTGGTCCTTCGTAATCGGCATAAGAGCCCCACACCCGGATGAAATCGAAGAAGGTAAAGCCGAGGTCGCCGTAGAGGCCGAGCACGCTGCCTTGGTCGCGATTGGCGGCAACGCGTAGCTTGGGTGCGGGCAATGGCGAGCCCCAACCGCTGAACTGGTAGCGTTCCACCTCATAAAGGGCGCCAAAATAGTCTGCGATATAGTTCTCGCCGAGCCATCGGAACTCGAGTCTTGAATCAACGCGCAAGGTCTCAAGCGGAGAGATAGAAGCGAGCACACCGAGGTGGTATCCGGGGCTCTGACCCCAATGCACGTTAAAGTCGGTGTAAGGAGTGAGCCGGATGAGCTCGGTGTTGAGGAGACTTAGCTCAACGTCGATGCCGGTGAAGGTGGTCCATGTTTGGTCCGAGACTTCGGGCGCAACGCCCGGCTCGACCACAATCTCACCGTTGATGTCGCGTCGCAGCTCAAGCGGAGCCGAGGCATCGGCCGCCACGGTAAAGCCCACGGCGAGTCGGTGCCAGAATGATTCTTGGTCGATGAAGCCCCACGGGCGGGCATAGATACGGGTGGCCCAGATGTTCGGGTCCACCACATCATTGAGCATGAATTGCGCACCGCCGTAGACCGTATTGACGTTGGAGTGAATGCCCCAGCGAAACGCATCCGGTGTAATCACATTGAGGTACCCGTTGACCAGGGTTCCATGGCCCACGGTCACGGGGCCGAGCTCTCCGACGCGCGCATGGAGAGGCTCGTTTGGGGCGCCGTACTCTACGAACCTCAAGATCTTGAAGTAATCGGCGGTTTCATCCCAATCTTCGTCTCGAAGCGTGCCCTCGTCTTCGGGAGCGTTGTCCACGACTCGCCACCTGAGTGGCACTTGGACCCCGAATTTGAGGGCGGTCATACACTCAGCAGGTGTACAATCTACGCGGGGGACAGGCAGCTGAAAGCCGAAAGTCACCCGCGTGGTTACAAACCAGTCTTCGTCGATTTGTCCCACCCCGACATCTGCCGCAACCTCCCCACCTTGTTTGACTTCGGGAGGTTTAGGCTCCTGCGCCAAACTTAGGGAGGGAGAGAGGAAGATGAGGATGAGTACAAGGTGTTTCAAACCGTCGGCCTGCCGATGCTGTCATAATGGAACCCGTACTCACGCATTTTTGCGGTGGAGTAGAGGTTACGTCCATCGAATATGACGGGAGCGGCCATGATTTCCTTCATTTTTTTGAAGTCTGGGCTGCGGAATTGATTCCACTCGGTAAAGATCAAAAGGGCGTCTGCGCCTTTGATAGTCTCGTATTCGTCCTTGTAGAAGCTCACTTTATCACCGAGGTGAGCGAGCTCTTCTTGTGCGTTTTCGAGTGCTACTGGGTCGGTTGCTCGCACGGTTGCGCCTTCGGAGACGAGGCGCTCAATTCCGACGAGCGCGGGTGCTTCGCGCACGTCATCGGTTTTAGGCTTAAACGAGAGGCCCCAAACCGCGATTGTCTTACCTTTGAGTGACCCGAGGTGCTCTTTGAGGTCGTGCACGAGTCTGAGTTTCTGGCGATTGTTGACGTCTTCCACGGAATTCAAAAGCGCGGTCAAGAAGTCGTTTTCTGCGCCGAGTCTCGAGAGAGCACGCACGTCCTTAGGGAAGCACGAGCCACCATAGCCCACGCCTGGGAAGATGAAGTGCGGGCCGATTCGCTCGTCGAGAGACATGCCCGCACGGACTTTCTCGACGTCGGCACCCACGCGGTCGCAAAGGTTTGCGATCTCGTTCATGAACGAAATCTTGGTGGCGAGCATGGCGTTGGACGCATACTTGGTCATCTCGGCGCTGCGGACATCCATGTAGACGATTCGGTCACGTCTGCGCATGAACGGCTTGTAGAGCTCGCCTACGGTTTCAGCGGCATTGGAGTCTGAGGAACCGATGATGACGCGGTCTGGAGACTGAAAGTCCTGGACGGCGGAGCCTTCCTTGAGGAATTCAGGGTTCGAGATCACGTGAAATGGCGTGTCCGTGCGCTTTGCGATGGTCTCGCGAACGAGGTCGCACGTTCCAACGGGCACGGTGCTCTTGCAGATCACGATTTTCTCGGAGTTGAGATTGTCGGCGATGGTCGCAGCCACCTGAAGCACGTACTTGAGGTCTGCGGAGCCGTCGTGATCAGAAGGCGTGCCCACCGCGATGAAGATGATATCCGAATTTTGGATAGCTTCGGCCGATTCGGTAGTGAACTCGAGGCGGTTCGCCTGGACGTTTCTTTGCACGATAGGCTCGAGGCCTTCTTCGTAGATCGGAATATGGCCTTCGCGGAGCATTTGGACTTTGCGCTCATCCACGTCTACGCAGATTACGTGGTTTCCGGCATCGGCAAGGCAAGCGCCTGTTACAAGTCCAACGTATCCCGTACCCATCACTGCAACTTTCATGTTTTTCTCCAAATTCGGAATTTCGCCGAGCCTTTTAACCCTAAGCTTGCTTTCGAATCAACGGTATTGATCGGGGAGTACTTGACCCGAGGTTGGGTTTCGAGTTGAATAGAGACAGAATATTGACACAGGACCAGTATGCTCAGGCTGCTCATTCCCATTCTGGCGCTCGCGTTGGGTTGCGGGGACGACAAATCGTCAACCCCTCCCCCTTTCGTCCCGCCAACTAACGACATGAACCAGGACATGCCCGACCCTAATAACGTGGCGGATATGGATGTGGACCAGCCCGAGGATGATCAGGGCCCTACGAATAATCCGGGCGCAGAGTGTGACACGGTGACCTGCGAGGCGGGTGAGAAGTGTGTTCGAGGGGATTGTGTTCCTGAAGCATCAAAGCTTGCGTGTGATGAGGTCAACGAACTCGGCGAGCTTTCGATGGACCAGACGCACACGTTGAATGGTGACACGACCGGATTCGTGGATACGTTGAGCACCACGTGCGGCATGGCCGGCGCGTTCAACGGTGCTGAAAACGCGTTTTCGTTTACGGCAGAAGGAAGCGGAACGGCGACCATGGAGTTGACCACGGACGCAGCGGTCAACTGGTTGATGGAGGTTCGACGCGGAGGATGCGAAAGCGCAGCTGACGTAGCCACGTGTAACACCTCTGAGCGCATTACGTTCCCGGTGGTCGCCGGGCAGGAGTACTTCCTCGTGGTTGAGCCAGAAGTCGGCTTTGATAAGGGTGCGTTTGAGATCGAGCTCAGCTTTACGGAATCTGAGTGCGCACCATTTGGCAGCCGCACCTGCGCAGAAGGCCATATTGAGGAATGCCGCGCGAGCGGTGTTGTAACCTTGAATTGTCCGGCGGGTTGTGAAGAAGGCGCCTGTTTGGGCGATACGTGCGATAGCGCGATTGAGGTGACGGCGCCTGGCACTTATGCCGGGAATGTCACCGCATTGGAATCGGTCTTTAACTTCGAGGGTGAAGTGTCCTGCGGAACTACTGGTAATTCGGGATTCCGCTCGACCGGACAGGACTTGGTACTCAGGGTGCCGGGACTCACTGCCGGCCAGGTTGTGACCGTGGATGCGTCGTCCGATGCCCAAGACCAGGTGATTGCAGTGCTGAGCACGTGTGATGCGGCGGCGCCAACGTGTGTTGGGCGAAACGACCTGGGCGATGTGTTGACGTGGACGGTGGCCGAGGACGGAGATTATTTCTTCGTGATCGATACGTCGACGCCTTCGAATGGTGATTACTCATTTACGGTGGACATCCAATGAAAACGCTTCAATTTGCAATAGTCGCAGCGGCGATGTCCTTGAGTGCACAGGCTTCAGCCCAGTACGTATTCTCTTGTTATCCTCCCACCGAGCACGCGATTGGCCCCACGGCTCCGAACGTCTTGATGATGCTGGATATGTCAGGCTCGATGAACCAAGATAGCGGCGAGGATATCTTGGGCGACTCCGATGAAGAGACCAAATACGAGGTTGCGCGGTTTGCTATCGGAGATGTGGCTAACAGTATCTACGATCCCGGGGCTTGTCCGGGAAATTGCGACGATGTGAGGCTTGGGCTCGCGTACTTCCCAGGCGGCAGCAATGCTCCCTTTGCCTACAGCGCGGAAACCGTAGGTGAGGATAGTGCACCCGATGTCATCACATGGTTGGCTAACAACGGTCCCAACGGTCGAACGCCCACGGGAGAGGCCGCACGGTATATTCGCGACACCAACGAGTTGCGCGATTCGAGCCGCCCGAATATCGCCATTTTGATTTCTGACGGTGAACCAAGCGACAACGGCTCAACTGCCGCGAGCAACCAGGCTCGAAATACCGTAGACTTTCTCTGTGATGCAAACCGACGGACCAATAACCCGCAAGTGACCACCTACGTGGTTGGATTTGGAGCTGGCAGTAATGAGAACATCAACTCGGCCTTCGCTGCTGCCGGCGGCACAGGCCATTGTTGTCAGGGCGCGTCTGCTCCTTGTGACCCAGCTGACCAGGTTGATATCTGCAACGTTGACGTAAGCACTTTGTTCTCAAGCACGACCACGAGCGGCTGCGGATCCAACGACTGCGTGAACGCTGTTGGAGGAGGTTTGAGTTGCACGGGGAGTATCGAGGCAAACGGCTCAGACATTAAGGATGAACTCCTCTCGATCGTGACCGGTTCGAGCTGCATCTTTGAGCTAGATATTCCGCCGGGGTATCCAAACCCTGAGGCCGACGCAGACCCTGATGCTACTGAGGTAAAAATCTTCCATTCGGTCTTTGGTGCCGAGATTCCAATTCCGCCTGTTGGGTCTGGAGACACCTTACCGGACGAGCTCGAATCGCGGGGAATGAGTGAGACTGCGGCCGATGAGTACGAGGATGAGGGATGGGAGTTTACGGGGGCCTCCAGGCGTTTCGTGAAGCTTTCGGACCGCCTCTGCGAAGACATTCAGACAAGTCAGATCACGAAGGTCACCACCGAGATTGCGTGTGCTTGCACGCTCGTCGGCCAACCATGCACCTACGACTACGAGAATGGAGCCTATACCCCTTCGCAGCTTGACCGCATGCGGTGCTCGCAAGGCGTCTATATCTGCGTGGGCTCCACCGATGTTTGCGATCCAACGTCGGGCAAAATGCCTGAGATCTGCAACGGCCTTGACGATGATTGTGACGGGACGTCCGATAACATGAGCGATAGCTGGGATAAGGCTGAGTTCATGGGCATGAGCCTTCCACCGGAGCATGCGGGGCTCGATTGTGCTCAACGTGACGTCTGCGTATGTCCGGGTGGTGCACGTGATGACCATGAAGGCACTGACTTCGCCACGTATTTGGATGGTTGGGATCCTGCTTGCTCATGCGGTGAAGGGCTGGGCTATTGAAACTGGTCGTCACTGGCTTCGAGGCTTTTGGGGAACACACGTTCAACCCATCCTGGGAGGCTGCTAAGGGGTTCGTGGAGGAGGTAGCGCCTGACGCCGGCTTTGAGGGTGTGGAAGCGCACCTGCTCAAGGTCACGTTTGAGGACGCGCTTAAAGATGCCCAAGAGTTTGTGGGGCCGAACACAATGTTGATCTCCTTCGG
This Microvenator marinus DNA region includes the following protein-coding sequences:
- a CDS encoding UDP-glucose dehydrogenase family protein, translated to MKVAVMGTGYVGLVTGACLADAGNHVICVDVDERKVQMLREGHIPIYEEGLEPIVQRNVQANRLEFTTESAEAIQNSDIIFIAVGTPSDHDGSADLKYVLQVAATIADNLNSEKIVICKSTVPVGTCDLVRETIAKRTDTPFHVISNPEFLKEGSAVQDFQSPDRVIIGSSDSNAAETVGELYKPFMRRRDRIVYMDVRSAEMTKYASNAMLATKISFMNEIANLCDRVGADVEKVRAGMSLDERIGPHFIFPGVGYGGSCFPKDVRALSRLGAENDFLTALLNSVEDVNNRQKLRLVHDLKEHLGSLKGKTIAVWGLSFKPKTDDVREAPALVGIERLVSEGATVRATDPVALENAQEELAHLGDKVSFYKDEYETIKGADALLIFTEWNQFRSPDFKKMKEIMAAPVIFDGRNLYSTAKMREYGFHYDSIGRPTV
- a CDS encoding vWA domain-containing protein, producing the protein MKTLQFAIVAAAMSLSAQASAQYVFSCYPPTEHAIGPTAPNVLMMLDMSGSMNQDSGEDILGDSDEETKYEVARFAIGDVANSIYDPGACPGNCDDVRLGLAYFPGGSNAPFAYSAETVGEDSAPDVITWLANNGPNGRTPTGEAARYIRDTNELRDSSRPNIAILISDGEPSDNGSTAASNQARNTVDFLCDANRRTNNPQVTTYVVGFGAGSNENINSAFAAAGGTGHCCQGASAPCDPADQVDICNVDVSTLFSSTTTSGCGSNDCVNAVGGGLSCTGSIEANGSDIKDELLSIVTGSSCIFELDIPPGYPNPEADADPDATEVKIFHSVFGAEIPIPPVGSGDTLPDELESRGMSETAADEYEDEGWEFTGASRRFVKLSDRLCEDIQTSQITKVTTEIACACTLVGQPCTYDYENGAYTPSQLDRMRCSQGVYICVGSTDVCDPTSGKMPEICNGLDDDCDGTSDNMSDSWDKAEFMGMSLPPEHAGLDCAQRDVCVCPGGARDDHEGTDFATYLDGWDPACSCGEGLGY